The following nucleotide sequence is from Coffea eugenioides isolate CCC68of chromosome 10, Ceug_1.0, whole genome shotgun sequence.
GTCTCTTAACTGTTGCCTTCCTGTggtttttgttaaaaaaatgcGGATAATCggatttttttaaatatttttctgaCTTTAAAATGACAGTTCAATTATGGATTTTTACTTTCAAGCTGTAAATTTAGTTTCTGGTGCAATTAATAGTCTAGTTCTTTGTGTTGTGCTGGAAGATATCAGATTCACTACTGTCTCTGGTGCAATCTATTGTGAAGCTAAAAATTTCGTTGCCTAGAAGCATACGTATGAATGACTATGCTATTCACACAATCTTCTACGTCCTTCTCGTACTTGATCACCTATTTGACTGTTCCTGATGGCTTTGATTAGTAGGCAATGTGATTTCATTGTCATCTAACCATAGAAGTCCATTGTCACGTCTTTTTAACTACAACAAACAATTAGATCGGTTGGTATACTTTATTAATGAAGCTGAATGTAGATAAAATTCACGGCATTCTTATTCAATTCTATTATTCAAAAATAATATCTAATTGCCTGAGATTGCTTTCGATACTGAAGTTTCATACATCGCACTATTTTTTGGAAAGGGGAAGAGGGGAACAACTTGTTGAGACTCACCGTTGTGTCATTATGAAATGTGCTGATTTTTGCGTATTGATTCACTATTTTTATATATTGTAAAAATGCAGGTTCTAACAAATGGCATAGAAGTCAAGCTTCAGAGGAATGCGCTTAGTGTAATAGAAGCTCCTACAGGCAATGAGGAAGATGATGACATTGAATTTGAAAATATGCAGTGGAACGGCTCAGATATGGGTAATCTTGATTTATATATTTGACATCGATTGACTTGCTTATGCTTTATAAGATCAGTTCTCTGTGTGTTGTTCTTTTGAACTCATCTAAACTGTGAATCAAAACGCATAGACTGATGCACGAGGTCTGTATTCTGATAGCAACTGATTGTGTGATCCTTATCGTAATGTGGTCTGGAATCTGGATAATAATAATGTTTCTATAGAAAATGACTGAATGGCTACAGTGGTTGGAAAGTAGATTTGTACATTTTCATCATGACTATATGGATGAAGACCATCTCAAAATAAACGCTTTTCAGTAAAATTTGTTGAGGTTGTCTCATAGGATTCTCCATGTCCGTACCACACAATTCAATTTCCTTTTCCATTACAAAAAACTGTGTGTTACTGAATCATCACTTTATTCTTGTTCTTTTGGCCCACCACTCAATTGGTTATTCTCATGTGTTGCTGTTTTACAGCATCCGATGATACCCAAAAGTCCCATAGATCAAGGCCTCGCATGCATAAATCATCCGGGTCATCTCACAAGACTATGAGCAGGTCTGTCTCTTGCGATTCACACTCCAAGGAATCTATTTCCACTCCTAGGGGGTCCACGGTAAGGAAAAGCTTTTATCCAATTTGCTGTTTACTCTTAAATGGATGTTGGTTCATCATCATTGCGTTTGACTTGTATGTCAGTTGTTAAAAGACACCATTATTACAACTGAAATTTCAAGTCTTTGTAAATAAGTGTGGTTTAATGCTGTTTGCACTTACATAAAAgttcttttgctctttttctttttccctttcccAAAACATTTTTACATAGAAGATTGATCTGAGCAAACTAGAGATGGCTGCCCTGTGGAGATACTGGCGGCACTTTAACCTTGTGAGTGTTTCATTTGGAGATTCTGAGTTTCAAATCAGAAGTGGTACAGTCTAAGCACGTCTAAGTAACTCCCAACATTGTCTGTTGCAGGTGGATGCCATCCCTAACCCTTCAAAGGAGCAGCTTATCGACGTTGTTC
It contains:
- the LOC113749073 gene encoding uncharacterized protein LOC113749073 isoform X2, giving the protein MLEAVESSVNGFSHLQSCGDSSEEELSVLPRHTKVVVTGNNRTKSVLVGLQGVVKKAVGLGGWHWLVLTNGIEVKLQRNALSVIEAPTGNEEDDDIEFENMQWNGSDMASDDTQKSHRSRPRMHKSSGSSHKTMSRSVSCDSHSKESISTPRGSTIDLSKLEMAALWRYWRHFNLVDAIPNPSKEQLIDVVQRHFVSQQLDELQVIAGFVQAAKRLKTVCK
- the LOC113749073 gene encoding uncharacterized protein LOC113749073 isoform X1 is translated as MLEAVESSVNGFSHLQSCGDSSEEELSVLPRHTKVVVTGNNRTKSVLVGLQGVVKKAVGLGGWHWLVLTNGIEVKLQRNALSVIEAPTGNEEDDDIEFENMQWNGSDMASDDTQKSHRSRPRMHKSSGSSHKTMSRSVSCDSHSKESISTPRGSTKIDLSKLEMAALWRYWRHFNLVDAIPNPSKEQLIDVVQRHFVSQQLDELQVIAGFVQAAKRLKTVCK